Proteins encoded by one window of Deltaproteobacteria bacterium:
- a CDS encoding SDR family NAD(P)-dependent oxidoreductase: MKEAQSDRVVIVTGGSGALGRANLARFLAAGDRVVVPWIVASERDAIEAEEARALAAGRLVLVRADLTEESGARAAAEALPGAEVLVNGVGGFTGGTGVHETELDVWERMLRINLRTAVAMSRAVLPGMLARGRGSIVNVGSRAAYECPAGLAAYAAAKSGVHALTLTLQRELAASGVRANAVVPATIDTPANRAAMPDADFSSWTAPARIAEVIHWLTRPESEGVRGALIPV; this comes from the coding sequence ATGAAAGAAGCTCAGTCAGATCGCGTGGTCATCGTGACGGGTGGAAGCGGTGCGTTAGGCCGCGCCAACCTGGCCCGGTTCCTGGCGGCCGGTGACCGGGTCGTGGTGCCGTGGATCGTCGCGAGCGAGCGCGACGCGATCGAGGCCGAAGAGGCCCGCGCCCTGGCCGCGGGCCGCCTGGTCCTGGTGCGAGCCGACCTGACCGAGGAATCGGGCGCCCGGGCCGCCGCGGAGGCGCTTCCCGGAGCGGAGGTTCTGGTGAACGGCGTGGGCGGGTTCACGGGCGGCACCGGTGTTCACGAGACGGAGCTCGACGTCTGGGAGCGGATGCTCCGGATCAACCTGCGGACCGCGGTCGCGATGAGCCGGGCGGTCCTGCCCGGAATGCTCGCGCGCGGGCGCGGCTCGATCGTGAACGTCGGCTCGCGCGCCGCGTACGAGTGCCCGGCCGGTCTGGCCGCGTACGCCGCGGCGAAGTCCGGCGTGCACGCGCTGACCCTGACGCTGCAGCGCGAGCTAGCGGCCAGCGGCGTTCGAGCGAACGCGGTCGTGCCGGCGACCATCGACACGCCGGCCAACCGGGCGGCGATGCCCGACGCGGATTTTTCGAGCTGGACTGCGCCCGCGCGGATCGCCGAGGTGATCCACTGGCTCACCCGCCCGGAGAGCGAGGGCGTGCGCGGAGCGCTGATTCCGGTCTGA